GAGCATCTGCCcccaaaatgtctgtgcacaGCGCTGTTGGGGAATGTCACATTATTGACCAACATCTGTTGACACTTGTACGTCTTACTGACGTGTCATACAgatagtagtctatatccatgacgttccacttccgggattggtccgttgccgccggaaattctgcactctttttggccagatgtctgttaccttccgctttctttgtgttgaggACTCGATTTAACTGCTCCTTAGATTTCTGCAGGGTAAACCAAGACAGCtacctagactatctgtccaatcttagttttttgttgcatgactaaaacaacctttgaacgcttgtacacatgttccaccaaaacaagttccttcccgaggctattttgcagcggcaccaggGCTTTGTCCAGAACTTAGCGCcccccaagatgattgtgattggtttaaaggggtgatagaatgattatatagggtatttcacactgttccttatggtctcctaatggggtatgtaacactggttgggctgaaaatggcctggttgatattttattggcccttatgcatccctgtgttttggccccaTTTGTtaaaagagcttttcttccaaatatggtatgcttatgaatatttagatgagctgcgtgctgattggttgagcaaatccccatacacacacattagagacgtgtgctgattggttgagcgaatccccatacacacacattagagaagcgacagaatctcatattccagacactgcaatgtttcattaccaaattcacttctgagacttttttatgagagaaatcaactatataaagctctaatatgggccgttttacgaaaattgatggctaattgcaaatttggtaagacgtgtcggactttaggagctccacacagtctgacgagaaagcggcagcctgctgggctccatacccagggcaaagtcatcctttgtggattactgcactaccggggctccgcggccggctgccggcacaactatagtatatatacagtttgaatttcgtcacgccaattatataacatctaccccaacgtcttataaagctaaccgttgtgtccgatttcaaattaaggcatttttgtgaacgtcgggggtcttgttaggaggagcagctagctagctatgtgtcccattcaacACTATGGGAAACGATTGCGGCTAGCTAATTACACTtttggcataactatagtatatttacagtttgaattttgtcacggcatgtatattacaggttccccaaggtcttacaaagcttagctaacacttgtctgatttcggatttcaatttaatgcatttttgtgaatttcagaggtctcgttaggaggaggctagctagctctcattgatggactccagctcactgcgggctctatcaatgagactcgcagacaagaggtgtttatttccccaatcgtttgtttgaataactcaacacacatatccattataagattaactggaacctaagagattgcgggcataacaagctcgctgactgcgctctcagtcacacaccggccatttagcaggaagaggggagggagaacagcgagctgcaggccctggtgctctgtcagggcagcgtcgtttggtagtccagtcaaccagaaagggtgagtttgTGGCCATgatggagctcaatcgagctcacagcaggccggggtctgtgaaggaggacaggcaaggcggcgatgtagcaacccaggcagcaccggccgctgaattccggcacacagtcggacaaaatttgcaattagccatccatttttgaaaaaaaaggtttcagaagtgaattttgtagtggaatagcagagatctgcgcgacctagattcagaagactacctgatctcaggtcagttgtgtagccattgtaaatgttggggcgtgaccgttctcttaattcatccatgggcgtgacacaggtacaggtcttgggatgcttacgtcaacttctagctttgttgagattcgcccgttttcagcggcagtttcaaaatatgagattttcatagtaaagtggtgtcaatgggattttgagcttctatatgtcctatttacccaccaaactgctgttattcaactatgacaaggtaaaatcagttttgcattctatcacccctttaaagaaatgacaatagcctaaaccagagcacgtttttctcccatcccagaatgctttgcGGACTAGCCAGAcgctcctccgcagcgctgtggaggaaggtctggcaaagcgagactatacaGATAGTAATCAAGTATTCAAGATAAGTAGCTGGCACGTGTCAATTCTGCAAGCGAATGTCATAAAACTGCTACTATTCTGAAGCTTTGACAGATGTCGACACAAGGAGATGAGACAGCAGCGGATTGCCAAATGTTGACCTCCAGCCTATAGGAACTTCTTCCATATGACACAAATCTGAACTTTACATCCAATGCCAACAGCCTTTATGCTGCAAGATGGAGTTCATGTAGTTATGTTTTAGTTGCCTATAGCATATCCTAAGCTTAGCAAGGTGGTTTAGTTACCTAACCAAACTGTATCGTTGCCATGCACAAATGGGAAAATGTTGGCATTAGATGTTAAAAATAACCCCAAACTTTGACATCCAGGTTTTGGCAGGGTTACTATTTTCATTCTTGTCTGGCAATAAGGTTCAATGACCTGCAATGTGCATGTCATATGCGGCTGGTGTACTGCCCTTTTGTCCCTATGGGTTAATCTCCAAAAACGCTGGATcatacttttctcttttttcattaGAATCTCCCTGCATGGTAAATGCACAAACCTCATTCCTATAGTTTGTAACAAAGGCTTTCCTTCTAGTCTAGGCCCAAACCAAGATTATATCCTTATGACAGCCTCAGGGGTATTTCTCACACTTGATCTTGCTACAGAAAGTACACAGAGTATCCCGATCACAGCATTCCCCATGACTAGTAGCCTAAACTGAACATTATGCAGTAGACAGTCATACTCTTCGTTAATATGGTGTTGCTGCTAGCCTTTTCAGATAAAttgtttttcattcattattgAATTGTTCGTCCAGTCAGTCAGTTATTTACAGCAGTTGTGTTTGATGCATGTGTAtaagtcttttttcttttatatttgcTATTTGTCTGCACCTTCATCGTGTAACACAAATCCAACCAGGACCAACAAATGCAGCAATATCCCAAGTAAGTCAATCACACTCACCTACACATTCCTGATCCACAGTGCAGCTGCATGCATGAGTTCATGAGTGCAGTATATGAGTGCAGGTCTTACATACTGAAACTCAAATACACGGCCTCGCAGCATTATAGAGTATTCCAGTCAGGTTATTGCTCTCCTTCCTTGTATCCCGGATAAAGCCCATATACATTAAAAGAAAACCTTGTTAAATGAAGGGCAGGGTGTTATGGAGGGCTCTATGGGGGATTGCAGATAATCCAGGAATATTGCTTTGCAATATTAAtctaaatataggctataacaaaaataacaaaaagcagACTTTTTGCCTTTCATTGTCTGAACTTGTACTTCAGTGattgcaattttttttctcacctaCAAAAAGTTCACCATGTTGGGAAGCATGTTTATTCGCTTTGGCGAGAGTTAGGTAAGAAGATTGACACAACTCTTCCatttgagagtggtatcaatcttctcatctagcCTAACTCTTGGCGAGAAAGCAAATTAGCACATTTCACAAAATGCCTTATTCCTTATATCTGGAAGATAAAATTATCTGGAATCTAACTCTTAAATAAACTTACTGATAAATTACCAATGACCATGATGGGTAGTGAGAAGTGAAATCCTGTTGAAGGTTGCAAAAGATCTTTTTCATGAAAGTGAAAGTGCTGCTGCAGGAAAATTAAAATTCATTAGACACAtctgcaggcagttttgactcaATGATTCAAGTATTTGCATGTaggctagtctcgcattgccagacctatctccacagtgctgtggactAAGGTGTGGCTACAGATACATTCtaagataggagaaaaaaacgctctgggttgtttgcatttctttaaaccaatcacaatcatcttagGTGCCACTAGGCTCCTGACTCAGCAACGGTGGCCCTGcaaagttgttttggtggaacatttgcaccccacaaaagaaaacgccacatacaatattaaataaagttaactgttcacacaatagagtaacgtgagctatataAATAAGCTgtatacatggttaaacataatttgctcttaccgcAATCCCAcaaatcggtcccaaaacgtcccagttagatagtaggCCTaataaatgccgtaaacatattatttttaaatctttacaatcattccttgaaagaaccaagcaggcctgccttgttgcgtgatccaaattttcttcaaaacttgccattttcagcgtgtagcttgctagctcgaagtttgttgttgtttgtcatATTGAAGGCATTTTGAGAACggtgacacacagagagactaaCGAGGGGTAAAAGCCTCTAGTGCCGGATTTCAGACTTTAACCTATAATATGATaattgtttctcaaatgggtGTATgcgtacccctaggggtactttggagcactgcaggggctacgtgagatttctttttaaatatgttaatttaaaaatatcagTCATCCATAATTCCCTGAAAAAAATTATACTATAATAGTAAATTAATTTAGTAATGGATTAAAAAAATTTGAAGtagtatttaaatgtttttcagttacaaagttgttgttttgtcAATCAAACAGGTGTGGTGCAGCGCTGTAATGTACCTCTTTatataggcttttttttttttttttaaatgctttgcgCTGGTTAGGGGGTACTTGGCACACAGAATATTTCACGGGGGGAACataattgaaaaaagtttgagaaccactgacctAGACTATATGTGGGCCTTTCCCTTGTTCAATCAGGAAGAAGCCCTGTTATCAGACTTGTGAGTGGGCCATATGCTTTACAGCAGTAAAGCTAAATACTGCTGAGGGCTGCTTATGTCTTCATGTGAAATTCTGAGGCCCTGCTGGCTATGAAAACAGCCTTCGTGATTATCCAATATGAAGTGCATTTTGGTCGCACTCAAGTTAGAGCAAGTAGCCTGTAGTTAGGCCTTTGTGttaggattgtgtgtgtgtgtgtgtgtggcagtgtgtgtgtctgtgtgtgcacttgTGTTTAGTCTTGTGGAAGCATGTTGGTATGTCCCAGTCAAGTTGTGTGTACCCTACAAGACAGAATGTGCTGATGCAGCTCTGATAGTAGCAGTGATGGACCCAGTCCTAACCTGAGGCGACTGCCGGAGCTCAGAGGAGAGATTTGTGCCTTCAGGCTGCCACATAGGAGTAGTCACAAATTTTAGCTGCTGACAGGCCAGTGCCAGACAATCACACCGCAGACATACTTGCTCAAACAGCAGCAATGTAATTGCCAACCAGCCAAGAGGATTGTGTAAAATGCACACTCAAATGAGTCCCAAGAGATGTTCTTGCCATTACAGATCTTCTACGGGGCTTAAGAAGGAAATGATTCAACAGCTCATATTGGCTCTATACTCCTTACAACAGGTTATGCATGTtggtgtgttatttttttaatagaagCAGCCTTCATTTTGTCTGAGTGGCTTTCCTGTCACAAATAATTCTGCAGTTTTTCTTTCTGCTGTGCCTTCACAGCAGAGCAAGGCTAGCTTTTGCTCATTATACTAAGCTATCTGGCTGCTAGCTGTAGAcatatcacacatacacagcaaaTTTGAAAGTGTTAAATCAACACTCACAGTGTTAAAATTAACACTTTTTCGGAGTTTATATAGGTCCACACTAAATAGAGTTAAACCAACACTTTAAATAGTGTTACTTTTTTTAACACTTGcttagtgtaaaaacaacactgtaaGTCAgcggttcccaaactttttttcCTGCGCACCCCCTTCTATGTCCCAACCGGGTTGGCGCACCCCCAATCTCCACTTAAAAAACCCCGCAACAAAGCTTTGTTTTATCGGCATATAAAAACTCATGTTTAATCATGCGCAAATAACCagaacacacatgacaataaCAACATCAACAAAGTTTCAAGATAATGCAACAAAGCTACGCACAAGCTTCCACTTTTAAGAGGACGAGTGACATACACAGGCTCATTAACAGAAAGCACGGTTATTTTCAGCCACGTAAAGAAACATTGTAGCAATAGGCAAGGCCTATTAAATTTTTTGTATGGAAAAATCCCATTTAAAAAACAGACCGCCATTAAATCTTTCCTCTCACAAGCACCCCTGGTGGCAGCGCCTACACCCCTGGGGTGCACGCATCACACTTTTGGGGAATCCCTGCTGTAAGTGTTCACCGTTAACACCATTAGTGTTTCACCCCCTCATTTAAAACCAAGTTAGTGTTGAAATTACACCAGGTGTGTGTCAATATCTCAACACCAAGAGATTTACTCCCGCACTTATAGTGCTCATACAAACCCTGATTAAGGTAATTAAGTGTAATTGGTATTTTGTCTAAAAATacatgtgtgcaatgtgcattcAATTAAATAAGTCAAAACGCTGtatcagtttgacattttattttcaacaacACAGACTAAAACAATtacaccaacacaaaggaaggtACAATATACTCCCCATCATCTGACCCATATGTACACTGCAGATCAAAAGGCCTGTAGAACTTCAAGCTGTTGGCTTTACAAGTTCACCCAACTCACAGTATCTCTTACTTTAAATGCATGATGATGATCTGAAAATTTTTCTGTGAAAAGTTTGTCGACGATAAAATACACAGTGCTGTCAATGAAGAGTATTTTTCGAATCTGACTGAAAACAGGAATTTCATTCTCAATTTCATTGCATACAATGAGGTCTGGTCTATATTCTGTCCCATCTAGTTTAACCCAGTTCATGGAAAGCATGCTTGTTTGTATTGGATTCTGTAGCATTCCTGCCAACTTTCCACCATTTTCAACATCATTCcaacaaaatgttttcattggTCCACACTCAACTTGACTGAATGGTGTTGTTTCCCAAAGATAGCCTATTGACATCTGATGACTTTTGCCAGAGATTTGGTGATGTTTTTGGAAATTCTTTAGTGTATTCTTAAAAACTTTATGCTTAGCCTCGAACCTCATGCTCTACATATGGACTAACGGTCCAATTTTGCGAAACAGGCTGGATAATGCACCATAAAATGGTGTTTGGGCAGCAAGTTTTTTTGTGGATACAACTCTTTAAATAACTCATGGTGCTCAATTGTTAAATGCTTCAGGAGGACAGTCATGCCTTTAGAAATACAAGGGGAAAACACCAGATTTAGAATTTGAAGTAAGAGCAGGAGCAAATGCCAATTTTTATCACCTATCCCTACGATATCACCAAACAGCAACGGAATGTTTCTGACAAGACAGAGTGACTGGATATAGAATTGGGCCCTATGCTATTTCCATTGTGCTCTAGATTAACCTTTGTGGGACgattttttctctccaaatatCCATAATCATATGAATATATTCTGGAGAGCAATTCACTGCGTGTAACAAAATTTTCTGAAAGATACTCAAACAGTAGTTTCATTTCAAATTGCACAACTCCTTCTAGGAGATCATGCATCACATCTAGAGAGTAGTTGTGGCACACATGAAAATACTGGAGACTATTGAGTGTCGAGTTTCTTTTGAGGCCATGTGTTGACTTGAGTTGAGGGTCAGATTCTAACTCACTGCAGTGCTGTTCATAAATTGAACGATCACGCAAAATAACTCTAACATCATCCTCATTGTAAACTAACTGGATATCAGCCTTTTCAGTTAAACATAGACGACAGGAGTAATGTCCACTAAATGATTCTGTGAACCCAAGTATTGAGTGCATCCCCAAGTTGTCTCCAATTACTTGACATATTGTGCCATAAACTCTACTCGTTGATATGGGTAGTTCAATTCCATCTGTCTCTAGAATCTTTATGTCACGAATCAACGGTTCCAGGATGGGGTCAAATCCATACTTTTTTACATCTTGCGCATGAAATAGAGCAATCAAATGGATATTCATCAGTCTTGAATTAAATTTGGGAGGTAGATTTCGAAGCACAAAATAAAGAGCACCAACCTTGTGTACTCCACGTTTAGAACCAAGAGGGTTTGCGGTTTCAAATTCATCGTAGTACACCTGAATTTGTAAAGCACTGGGATGTTTTGAGAATAATGGATGACTCTGGAAGTAACTTCCATCACAAAAGTCCTCAAATAGTGATTTCTGCCTTCCTGTAAATTCGGTCAGCAGAGTACATACATCTACATTTCGACACATAAATTTTAAAGTTTCCAAAATTGGgacatacacatatgtatctTTTACTGGGACCTGATCATAACAtccagtttttttgtttctccTCATGTCGTATCTCATGCCAAGCACAATTTCAACTGGCTCCACAACACCCCATTTGTCATTGAAATAATTAGTTCTTTTAGTTTCGGTGTTAAACATGGAAAAGGGACTCTCAAAATGAGCTAAACTTTCTTCCACAGCTGATCTGACAGGGTTATTAGGAGGAATGACAGAAATCACATCTTGACGAGTTTGGGTATGCATTTCTGTAGTGAGGTCCTCAAGGTCTGAAACAACTGATGATACCAAGCTATTGGCTACTCCACTGCACTGTAATTTGGCTACAATTGAGGCACATATATCTGCAGTCTCTCTCCTGGAAAAGGTAACATTCTCAGTGAGAGCAACTTGGGGATCACTTTCTCCAACAAACAAAGAACCTGGCTGATTATTATAAACATTTTGAGATGACTGTTCACCTGATGCCAAATCAAAAGCGGGACTGCCATCAATAGCATGAAAACTGTTCAAATGCTTTCGAAACCCAGAATATGAGCAAAACTGCCGACTACAGCCACTCTGCGCACACAACAACTTAAACTTAAGCGAAGGATAGAAACTGTGTGTGACTCTTAAATGAGCTATCAAAGAGTGGCTGTTTGCATGCAAACGTTTACAGAGGAAACACTTTAACATTTAAACTAATTTAAAAGCTTTGCACGCAGTTCCCTTACTCTGGGAGACTCACTTGAAAGACCAACGTCTATGTTGTAAACTGTGGTCTGCAGGAAGGTAAAGAAGTTTACCAGGGCTTCCTCGTAGGACAAGTTGAAGACATAGTGAACTTTGAAAAGTTCATCAAAGGCACTTAAGGAGCTGGTTCCAGAGCAAGGGATAAGGCGCTTGTCCACAACAACGTAGAAGTGGTCGATCCTGCCCTTGATCCTTCCTGATCCCAGTAGAAATGGCTGGTGGCCCTCCCTCCCACTGAGATGGCCTTCAATACTGTTGCaggactgaaaaaaataaaatagattaaacaaacaggaaaaaaactaattacaatgtgaaatgaTAAATGCATTAAACCTGCTACTGTTAACTTCCTCACATTCAAATGAACTAAAATAgaattaaaatcaataaaataaaatatatgacacacctTAACCCAATATGTGCCTGACAAACCCAGTTGCTTTGTGTATTACAATGAAAGGATAACCATTAAAGGAACAACCCCCCCACCACCATCACCAGAATGTTTTTGCTGATTCACCCTCAGCCAAACCAAGCTATGTGACTGACTTACTTCATTAGAACAAAGAGTTGTACATGGAAATTCAAGAGCTGTAGGTCAATATAATGCAAGCAATCAATTAGAGATTCTAGAAGGTACATTTAAACAGTCACATTATGCCAGCAATTTTCAATCCTGGTCGTGACCAACGGCTCTGCACATGTTGCATGTCTCACTTCTTCAACTAACCTGTTTCAGATCTTCAAATCATTAGGTAAGAGCTACATGAACTAGACTGAAGGGTTAGTTCactcaaaaaatgaaaatgatgatTCATTTATTACACTTCAGCTTGTTCCAAACCTGTATACATTTCTTTGTACTGCTGAACACAAAGGAAGATATTTTCAAGAAAGTTTGTAAACAGGCCACTTTGGGCAGCCATTGACTTCCACAATAGGAAAAGAATAGTATGACAGTCAATGGCTGCCTAAAGCGGCTAGTTTATAAACGTTCTTCAAAATATCTGTGTTCAGCAgtagaaaatgtatacaggtttgGAACAACCTGAGGGTGACATTTTTGGGTGAGCTATCCTATCCTTATGCGTGTCAGATCAGAGAGACAAAATGTGCAGAGGCTTCAGTCCCAAGGACAATTAATGAAAACCACTGCATTTTAGGGTTTCTAACCCAAATCTTTGCAACAGCATTGTGAGTTTTACCTTATGAAAATGCACAAGTCTGTCAACAGCCTCTGTTGGACTGATCTTAGTCTTCTTCCTCCCTGGAGTCGGAGGCAGGAGATGCAACAGCAGCAGGACAGATGACATGTCACTGTCCCAATCTGAATGAGTAGATGggggtgataaaaaaaaaaaaaacttagacAATAGCAAGAAACCAAAGCAAATTTTAAATTATAACATCCTCACAAATCATGCCAACCATTTTCAGATCCTTGTCGACCAGCTGCATTGAGAAGACACCGAATTTCTGCTGTTGAAGTAAGAGACTTGGCTTCATTGATGATCTTTTGCTTGAATGCAGTCTCCCACCTCTTAAGAAACTTGTTGGATGTTTCAGCATTGAACAGCAGAGCAAAGTCCTGATTTATCTAATGACAAAGCATATTAACAAGATTTCTAAGGTTACttgggacttttttttatcctttacCACCAAAATGGATAGTGTGCACGTTTTGATAGTCTTTAGAAGAATTCAAGTAAATACACATTCATGATTTCTTAGTCTATCACTATGTCTGAAAGGCATGTATGAGCAAGAGTGATAAATATATGAACAAATGACTCTAAGTAGCAATTATGTTAAAGAGTAACCAAAAGCAGGCATATCtaaaatacacttaaaaaacaatctttgaaaaGTGGAATAAAAGTTTTATTTACCAATCCTTTTACATCCAAATATCTTGGGAAGACATCAAGGACGTCAGCTGATCGGTCAGGATTATGGACCAGTTCTTGTCTATGCTTAAAAGTTTCCTTCATCTTCTGCATTACTTCAGTTTCATCAGCTGTGTGGACAAGGAAAGAAATTGCCTCTCTGCATGCATCTCCTTCAAGTTGTTGCACATCATCTATCCTCCTTCGTCGTCTTGGTCCTCCACTTTCAGTCATCTCTAAGCGAACACGTTTTGGGTTTTTCCTCGACAAAGTTTTAAGGCGCCAGGAGATGAACCCCGTTCCCTTTTCCGGATCGTAGAAATGCTCCTGTCAAAAaagacaagagaacacacaaaTGATGTCATTATGTTACATAAAATTTATAATAGAAACTTCTATTACATGCCACAAAAAAGGAGCATATAACATGTCAAACTAGACTGTGTTTCAAGTACATCAATACCAACGATTCTTACATAGCCCTTTGCTGAAAATGGGTCTTTCAGGCtaggaaagagagaaataatGCCCAAAGCATAAGTTTCCCGCTGTTTGCGGGTGGGGATCCTCctgcaatgtaaaaaaaaaaatatatattttatttatttatacatatatacacaatacacacacacacacacacacacacacagacatatatatacatacacatatatagacagctgtgtgtttttattgcaTCTGTGCTTTAAAGTCTTACCCATGAATTTCTGTCATGTGACTGACAACAATATTAACAAGCTGACGTCTGGTGCTGTGCTTTAAAGTTTTTGTTGTCTGGTATTCTTCAAGCACTTCCTCACcaccagattttttttccagtgcATCTTGGACAGTCTGATTAAACATTGACCACAATATAGGTGAACACATGAAGACTAATAAAATGGTGAAATTATAGGGAAAAGTTAACCATAAGGAAAAACATGCATACATACCCGTTTTGCCTTTTCAGCATCAATGTTAAAACTGTTGCTGAACAttgcagtttgattttccactGCGTTCTGGGTCTCTTCATGGTCAGTTgaagagagtgaaagagtgtctgtgcatgtgctgGGGGTTGAGGTTCTTGTGGGTGAAAACTCTTGAcagaaaaaagcaaaacataattttaatattttctctaaaggcattaaatcaaacaaaatcTGAATGTTCTTCTGAAGCAATCATTTTCCAtcacaaataaaaattaaaggGTTAGTttaacaaaaaatttaaaatgtcataattacTCACCCACATTACTTAATACCTCCATTCAGCTTCGGAAAGGCAGATTAAGATATTTCTGATGGAATCAGAGCTTTCTGAACCATCCATAGGCAGCTACATCATTGCAACTTTCAAGGCCCAGTGCTGTGCCACTGAAAGTATTCTAGTCACTTTGTATTCTAGTCACAGTTGAACCACTGGAGTCACACAGACTATTTTAATGTCTTTACTACCTTTCTGTGCCTTGAAAGGGGTAATTACGTTGCTGCACATGATCTCAGATTTCATCAAAAATCTCTTCATTTGTGTTCTGAAGATGAACGAAGGTCTTACGGGTTTGGAACAACATGAGGGTGAGTaattaatgacatttttatttttgggtgAACTAacccttaaaaataaaaattgtaaaGATAAAGATACACCCTTGTTAGTTCTCATTCTGCTATATCTAGCTGCAGTGATACCAGATCCTTTTGTCCACTTTTTCATCACTGGATCTCAACCTCAAGTTCCCCgttttatatattaaaaaggGCCGGGactcgattaaaaaaattaatctaattaattacaggctttgtaattaattaatcgaaattaatcgcattttaattgcataaatatttgACCTGAGAACAGTGAGAAGTAATTTTTTTCACATGGATTTTTAGTATACCATTGAATGACTGAATACATAAGcaacaaaatattgtttttttgttcaacCAAGTCCAGCAGACCAGTGCAATTTTTGCCATTAAGTGTAGCAATAGCATATTTAGAAATATAGTACATTTCAAAAATTCAGGTAGCCTATAGGTAGGTAGACCTTCTTTAGtaaaacacaatactttcaAGTACATTCAGACTAGTTACCCTGGTCCTTAAACCAGTCATCTGGTGGAGTGTAGGTTGGGTGTGGATCGGAGTCAGGCTAACGTCCACGCTAGCTGCTAAATGGCTCGATGTGCTCCGGTGAGATGTGAATTCCTTGTTGCATAGCTTGCACACAACCAGGCTATCTTATCGACGCTTCGATCCGTTCGTTTTTTTATAACAAAACGTCCCATCCGCAGGGTCAACCAAAACGGTCTCGTCAGCTTCTTCATTCATGTTCACTGTG
The Perca fluviatilis chromosome 9, GENO_Pfluv_1.0, whole genome shotgun sequence genome window above contains:
- the LOC120565726 gene encoding uncharacterized protein LOC120565726 isoform X1; this translates as MLVKVQYQGVKKFVKYLSDSTFQDFLNEVKGKFGLARTAALQVFDDTDTNVEEDIFHELIEGSPHLCLTVRCLENIAGSSEEFSPTRTSTPSTCTDTLSLSSTDHEETQNAVENQTAMFSNSFNIDAEKAKRTVQDALEKKSGGEEVLEEYQTTKTLKHSTRRQLVNIVVSHMTEIHGRIPTRKQRETYALGIISLFPSLKDPFSAKGYEHFYDPEKGTGFISWRLKTLSRKNPKRVRLEMTESGGPRRRRRIDDVQQLEGDACREAISFLVHTADETEVMQKMKETFKHRQELVHNPDRSADVLDVFPRYLDVKGLINQDFALLFNAETSNKFLKRWETAFKQKIINEAKSLTSTAEIRCLLNAAGRQGSENDWDSDMSSVLLLLHLLPPTPGRKKTKISPTEAVDRLVHFHKSCNSIEGHLSGREGHQPFLLGSGRIKGRIDHFYVVVDKRLIPCSGTSSLSAFDELFKVHYVFNLSYEEALVNFFTFLQTTVYNIDVGLSSESPRVRELRAKLLN
- the LOC120565726 gene encoding uncharacterized protein LOC120565726 isoform X2; translated protein: MLVKVQYQGVKKFVKYLSDSTFQDFLNEVKGKFGLARTAALQVFDDTDTNVEEDIFHELIEGSPHLCLTVRCLENIAGSSEEFSPTRTSTPSTCTDTLSLSSTDHEETQNAVENQTAMFSNSFNIDAEKAKRTVQDALEKKSGGEEVLEEYQTTKTLKHSTRRQLVNIVVSHMTEIHGRIPTRKQRETYALGIISLFPSLKDPFSAKGYEHFYDPEKGTGFISWRLKTLSRKNPKRVRLEMTESGGPRRRRRIDDVQQLEGDACREAISFLVHTADETEVMQKMKETFKHRQELVHNPDRSADVLDVFPRYLDVKGLINQDFALLFNAETSNKFLKRWETAFKQKIINEAKSLTSTAEIRCLLNAAGRQGSENDWDSDMSSVLLLLHLLPPTPGRKKTKISPTEAVDRLVHFHKLLNFHVQLFVLMNPATVLKAISVGGRATSHFYWDQEGSRAGSTTSTLLWTSALSLALEPAP